The Pseudoalteromonas translucida KMM 520 genome segment AAACTTACCCGAAACAACTTGGCAAGCATGTTTAAAATACCGTATTTGGGGAAACTTTAAATAAATAGTAAAAAACAAACCAACCCCTAATAACACATAAGGAAACCATACAGCTCCTCCTAACATGCCATCTAGGCTATCTAAAAGTTGTCCGAATGCATCCACGCTAAATTCCTCTTATTATTTTATTTTTGAAATTGCTGACTAAACATTCGTTAAGCCACAGTTTATTGTGCCGTTGCGCACTTGTTATTTTTGTAAGTGTTGTAACAAAAAAGGGCAACATTTTAATGTTGCCCTTACCTTATACTAATTTATCTTAATTTATCAACGACATTTACGATAGCCGCTAAAGTATCTTGGCCAAATTGATATGAACGACGATCTGACCAACCATAATCTGGGTCGGGTAAGTCGTTATTATCTTTAAATGGCATTTCTACTGTATAGGTAAGCGCCTTAAATTCTTCTGCTGTTGCAGATGAACCTACTGTAAGGTTAGCTTGCCCTGGCTCGTCTTTAGGGTAACCATGCTCGTCTTGAAACTCTGGAGTAATGGTTAACAAAGCAGCTTTAAAGCTATCTTCTAGATCTTTTAAGCGCGCATCGTAACTTGGAATGCCTTCACTGCCGGCTACAAAGTTATACGGGATTGCTTCATCACCATGAATATCAAGGTGCATATCTAGGCCTGTTTCACGCATTTTATTAAGCACTAAATAAACTTCGGGGCTATTTTCCATACTCGGCGTTTGCCATTCACGGTTTAAGTTAACGCCTTTAGCATTAGTACGTAAGTGCCCACGAGCACTGCCATCTGGATTCATGTTTGGCACAATATAAAATACTGCTTTTGATAGTAATGCGGCAGCATGCGGGTCTTCATCATCAAGTAGTTTGTGAAGTATTCCTTCTACAAACCACTGCGCCATTGTTTCACCCGGATGCTGGCGAGCGGTGATCCAAATGTTTTTCTTATCTGCGCTTGGCTCACCAATTTTAAGTACGCTCATGTCGCGGCCATCAAGGGTTTCGCCTAATGTTTCTAATTGGCAAATTTGCTGGCTTTGCGCCCACGTAAGTAAATCTAAGTGACGCTCATAGCTATATGGTGCAAAATAAGCAAAATAAACACTGCCGCACTCTGGCTCTATTTCAAAGCTTAATGTGCCATTTTCGTAGCTTGAAGGTACACGAAACCATGTTTGACGGTCATACGATGCAACTGCCTGATAGTCTACCCAACCATCTGGATAAGCTGAGTTTTCGAGCTTATTTATGTTTAGTTTATGTAATTGGTAAGGAGTTGTTTCTAGACGAAAATGAAACCACTGATAAAATTCAGACTGGAAATCGTTATTAATCTCTAACTGGATATTTAATGGATCGGTGGCTTCAATAACCTTAATATTACCACTGTCGAAATTGCTGCTGATTTTCATGACAAAAAACCTATAAGTTGACTAAGTGTCTCTGGACTGCATAAATAGCCAGGATGTAAGTACGCTGCGATTAGCCGTATCTAATGTATAAAGCGTACCATAAGCGCTGCGCTTTAAAAATATTGATAATCAAAAAAGCCAGCAAATGCTGGCTTTTGTATAACGACTAATAAATTAGTGAGGTAAGCTTGGGAATGCCACTTCGGCCATATCGCGCATACAACGTACCACTTGGCAGCTGTAACCAAACTCATTATCGTACCAAACGTAAAGTACAATACGATTGTCATCAACAATCGTTGCTTGCGAGTCAACCACACCAGCGTAACGACTACCTACTAAATCAGTAGATACGATTTCAGTAGAAGCGGTGTAATCAATTTGGTCGCGCAAGTCTGAGTGAAGTGCGGTATCGCGTAAAAATGCGTTTAGCTCTTCTACCGAGGTGCTCTTTTCTAAATTTAAGTTCAAAATAGCCAGCGACACGTTAGGTGTAGGTACGCGAATTGCGTTACCCGTTAGTTTGCCTTCAAGCTCTGGTAGTGCTTTTGAAACCGCTTTTGCAGCGCCTGTTTCAGTAATTACCATGTTAAGCGCAGCAGCACGGCCACGACGGTCTGCTTTGTGGTAGTTATCAATTAAGTTTTGGTCATTAGTATACGAGTGAACCGTTTCTACGTGACCATTTTTAATGCCAAACTTATCGTTTAATGCTTTAAGTGTTGGTGTAATGGCATTAGTTGTACAGCTTGCTGCACATACAATTTTGTCTTCAGGTAAAATATCTTTGTTATTTACACCATATACGATGTTTTTTATATTACCTTTAGCAGGAGCCGTTAATAGTACTTTAGCAGCACCTTTACATTCCAAATGCTGACCAAGACCTGCTTCATCTTTCCAAATGCCTGTGTTATCAACAATAAGTGCATTGTCGATACCGTAAGCTGTGTAATCTATTTCGCTAGGAGAGTTAGCGTAAATAACCTGAATGTAGCTACCATTAGCTTTAATTGCATTACGTTCTTTATCAACAGTGATAGAGCCATTAAATGGACCATGAATTGAATCACGACGTAATAAGCTGGCACGTTTTTCAAGGTCGCCATCTTTACCACCACGCACAACAATTGCGCGTAGGCGTAAATCAGCATAAGGACCTGATTTTTCAATTAGTAGGCGTGCAAGTAAACGGCCAATTCGACCAAAGCCATAAAGCACCACGTCACGTGATTCTTTAGCCGGTAAATCAGCAATTTCAGCAAGCTCATCTTTTACAAACTCTTCAACAGAACGACCGTTTGCAACATCATTATACAAATAACTATAAGCCAGCTTACCAATATCGATACGTGCAGAATTTAAATCCATTTTGCTAATCGCTTCTAAAAATGGGAAGCTTTCACGTAAACGTAATTTTGTACCTTCAAACTGCGCAACTGATTTGTGAGATTTGATAATTTCAATTGGGCTTGCATTTACAAGTGGACGGCCATAAACAGCAATTTCGATACCACGACTACGATAAAGCTTACCAATGATTGGTTGCATGCTTTCTGCGTAACCTTGGCGTTCTTGCCAACTATTTGTGTATTCTAACTCGTGAGATGAGGTCATTTTATTTACCTAAGTTAAACATTTTTGAACGGATAGCCCTAGAGCATTTAACCATCAAAAGTTGAAATAATTTCGACCCTGATAAGTCAACGCACTCTAGTGACTTCCCTATTCTAATTTAATCTTGCTTTATTCTCTACTGTTAGAGGCTAATTGATTGCGTTAGAATAACATTATATTAATATATTTAAGGGTTGAGGATGATTATAAGACTAATAGCAGTGCTTGGAGTACTCACCCTAGCCGGATGTGAAAAGCCACTAAGCTTGGCCCAAGTATGTAAAGAAACGCCCGGGTTTTGCAACGATCTAAATAAAGATAATCATTGCAGAGAGCAGCGCTCTAGCACTATTTTGCAGCGTTATATAGAATATAAGCACCCAACGGATGAAAATAAATATCAGCTACTTAAAGAGTTTGAATCATATAATCAGTGTATTACGCTTGCAGCTAAAATTGAGCATATAAAATTAAAAGAAAAAAAGACCTCACGTGTAGAGGGTAAATTAACCAGTATTAAAGAAATGACGCGATTATATCAAGACACTAAAAATACTAATCACCCAGGCTTACTTTATTATCATTGGTCGCGTAATAACGATCAGCGAGCACTGACTAAGTTTTTAGCCTTGGAGCATGATGAAAGGGTGACAACAAGTGCTGAAATGCAACTTTTTTTGGCATCGTATTATATTAAGTTTGATGATGATAAAACGATTGATTTGCTCTACAAAACATTAGAGCTTAATAAAGCACAGCAAATACCTGTTCCCGAGGTGTTTACCTCTTTGGTCAGTTTGTTTTATAAACAACAAAAGTATAAGCATGCTTATGTTTTTTCAAAAGTTGCGCAGATGTCGGGCATAGAAAACGTTGATATATTTGCTGTAGAGCAGCAATTAGCAAGCAGCAGAAAAAACCTTGATAGTTTAGATTTATTAGCGCAACAAACTTTTCAGCAAATTCGCGCTGGTAAGTTTGTATCACCTAGGGAGTTTTAAGTAATCTAGGCGTAGTTAAATAAAACATTAATAATAAAAAAGGCAGCTTACGCTGCCTTTTTTATATTACTTTGCTTTACTTGTGCCCACTTCTACTCGGGTTTTAAGTTTTTGCCCAGGTCTAAAGGTCACCACGCGACGCGCCGAAATAGGAATATCTTCCCCTGTTTTCGGATTACGTCCCGGTCTTTCTTTTTTATCACGAAGATCAAAATTACCAAATCCAGAGAGCTTAATCTGCTCGCCTTTTTCAAGCGCTGAGCGGATTTCTTCAAAAAACGCTTCAACTAAATCTTTGGCATCTTTTTTATTGATCCCGAGTTTTTCAAATAGGTGTTCAGCTATGTCGGCTTTAGTAAGCGCCATATCTAGTCCCTCAACGATGCATTAAACTGTTCGGCCAGTGTGGCCACCACGTTATCAACTACTAGATTGATATCTTTCTCTTCGAGTGTTCTATCAACCGATTGCAGTGTTAGAGCAATCGCCAAACTCTTATAATTTGGCTCAATACCTTTGCCCTTATACACATCGAATAAGTTTAGGTCAACTAATTGATTTCCGCCAACTTTTTCTATCGCTGTTAAAATATCGCCAATATTTACGCTCTCTTGCACTAAAATCGCGATGTCGCGGCGATTTGAAGGGAATTTAGACACCCCTGCAATTTGCGGTAAATTTCTTTTTTCAATTGCCGACATTTCAATTTCAAACACAAATGTAGCATTATTGATATCTAACGACTTTTGCACTTGAGGGTGTAAAGCACCAAAAAAGCCAACCTTTTTTCCAGCAACATAAATTACCGCTGATTGACCAGGATGCAAACCATCTGACTGCTCTGCTTTAATTTCAAAGCGGCTGACATCATTGGTAATTGCCAGTAGTGCTTCCACGTCACCTTTCACATCGTAAAAATCGACGTTGCGTTTTTCTTCAACCCAATGTTCGCCATGCGCAAGACCGGTAATTACACCGCCAATTACTGGCACTTGGTTAACACCGTTTTCGGCATTTTCGTCACTTAAAAATTTAAGGCCGTGTTCAAATAAACGAATACGCGGTTGCTGACGATTTTGGTTATACGCTAGCGACGCCAATAAGCCCGGCATTAAGCTTACTCGCATTGCCGACATTTCAATTGAAATTGGGTGCGGTAATACTAGCGGCTGACTTTCTGGGTGCAAAATAGCTTGCGCTTTAGGGTCTACAAAACTGTACGTAATAGCCTCTTGATAGCCACGGGCTACTAGCGTATTACGAAACTTACTTAGTGCGATAGTCGCTTCGTTATGGGTGGTCATTTTAAGTTTAGCAGTCGGTGCAACATTAGGAATACTGTTGTAACCGTAAACACGTGCCACTTCTTCAATTAAATCTTCTTCAATACGCACATCAAAACGGTAACTAGGTACATCTGCACTCCAGCTGTCGTTTTCAACTTTTACGTTAAAACCTAAGCGGGTTAAAATATCAGTAACTTTCTCATCTTCAATATGATGGCCAATAACACGGTCTAAACGGCTACGACGTAAACGAACCTCAGTCACTTTAGGTAGCTTATCTGCGGCAACGGCTTCAACCACTGGGCCTGCTTCACCGCCTACTATTTCAAGTAGTAACGCTGTTGCACGCTCTATTGCATCATGCTGTAGCGCAAAATCAACACCACGCTCATAACGATGCGAGGCATCTGTGTGCAAACCATAGCTACGCGCTTGCCCTGCAATTGCTATAGGGTTAAAGAATGCGCTTTCAAGTAATATATCAGACGTTTTATCTGTAACACCCGATTGCTCGCCACCAAAAATACCCGCAATGGCTAGCGCTTTATTATGATCGGCTATCACTAATGTAGATTCGTTTAATTTAACGCTATTACCGTCAAGTAAAACCAGCTCTTCACCGGCATTTGCACTACGCACTTTAATACCACCTTCAATTGCATTTAAATCAAATGCATGCATTGGGTGGCCAAGTTCTAGTAATACATAATTAGTAACATCGACTACTGGATCGATTGAACGCACACCGCTGCGACGTAGTTTTTCAACCAACCATAACGGCGTTGCTGTATCAAGGTTAATGCCTTTGATCACACGACCAAGGTAGCGAGGACATGCATCTTCATTAACTAATTCAATCGATACTTTATCGTCAATTGTTGGTGTAACCGCTGGAATTTGTAATACGTTTACGTCTATGCTGTTAAGTACGCCCACTTCACGGGCTAAGCCTTTTATACCTAAACAATCACCACGGTTTGGCGTCAAATCAACATCAATAATATTATCATCAAGGCCTAGGTATTCACGTAAATCTGTTCCTACTGGCGCATCACTTGGCAATTCCATAATGCCATCGCCTTCTTCGCTAATACCTAGCTCGACAAAGGCACACAACATGCCATTTGAAGGTTGGCCACGTAACTTGGCTTTTTTAATTTTAAAATCACCAGGAAGCACGGCACCAACAGTTGCAACCGCAACTTTAATGCCTAAACGACAGTTTGGTGCACCACATACAATATCAAGCAGTTCATCACCACCGACATTAATTTTGGTAACGCGGAGCTTATCTGCATCAGGATGTTGCCCACATTCAACAACTTCACCTACCAAGACACCATTAAACTTTGCTGCTGCAGGTGTTACACCATCAACTTCTAGACCAGCCATAGAAAGCTGTTCCGACAGAGCTTGCGTATCAATGGCTGGATTAACCCACTCTCTTAACCACTTTTCACTAAATTTCATATTATTGTTTCACTCTTAACGGAACTGGTTTAGGAATTTTAAGTCATTTTCAAAAAATGCACGTAAATCGTTTACGCCATAACGCAACATAGTTAAGCGCTCTACACCCATGCCAAAAGCAAAGCCGGTGTATTTTTCAGGATCAATGCCCACAGACTTAAGAACGTTTGGATGTACCATGCCACAGCCTAATACTTCTAGCCATTTTCCGTCTTTACCCATTACGTCTACTTCTGCTGAAGGTTCTGTAAAAGGGAAAAATGAAGGACGGAAACGAATTTCCATGTCTTCTTCAAAAAAGTTACGCAGGAAGTCGTGTAAAATACCTTTAAGTTCAGTAAAACTCACATCTGTGTCGACCATTAAGCCTTCAACCTGATGAAACATAGGCGTGTGCGTTTGGTCATAATCGTTACGATATACACGTCCAGGAGAAATAATACGCAGTGGCGGTTGCTCAACTTCCATTGTACGTATTTGTACGCCACTCGTTTGCGTACGCAATACCAGCTTAGGGTTGAAGTAAAAAGTATCGTGATCAGCACGGGCAGGATGATGCTCAGGAATATTTAACGCATCAAAGTTATGAAAGTCATCTTCAACTTCAGGACCCGATTTAACTGCAAAGCCTAACTCACCAAAAAAGCTTTCTATGCGCTCAATGGTACGTGTAACCGGATGTAAACCACCAGTAGGCATAATACGCCCAGGTAATGTTACATCGATAGTTTCAGCGGCTAGCTTTTTTTCTAGCGCTTTACTGGCTAACAGCTCACGTTTATCGTTTATAGCAGCTTGCACATCTTGTTTAGCTTGATTAATAACTTGGCCCGCTTCTTTGCGTTCTTCAGGGGCAATTTTGCCTAACGTTTTAAGTAAGCTGGTGATCTCGCCTTTTTTGCCAAGGTAATTAACCCGCATTTCTTCTAACTGCGCGATTTCACTGGCACTGGCTACCGCCTCAAGTGCTTGCGCTAATATATTTTCTAAGTTCATTGGATACCTGATCTTTCACAGAAGGTGATTGCTGTTAAGTAATAACTTATGATAACTGAAAGCAGTGCCTAGATTCTAGACCTACTAGAGCTTTAACGTTGATTTTATAAAAGGAATTGTTAATTTTCGTTGTGCGGCCATAGATGCATGATCTAATTTGTCTAATACGTCTAGTAATGTCCGCATATCACGGCTTAAGCGCGTTAATAAAAATCGGGCGCATTCGTCACTTAGCTCTAAGCCGCGCATTTTTGTGCGTTTAACTAAAGCTTGTGCTTTGTCGTCATCGCTCATGGAGCGAATTTGCAGTGTAGTTCCCCATTTTAGCCGCGATTCTAAGTCAGGTAAGCTAATATTTAGCATGTCGGGGAGTAAGTCTGCGGTCACCACCAACATTTTTTTAGGCTCGTTAAAGCGATTAAAAAAATTAAATAAGGCCTTTTCCCACGCATCATCACCCGCTACCAAATGCACATCATCTATGCATAAAACATCAAGAGCTTCTAAGCCTTCTAATACCATAGGGCCAAAATCAATAACTTCTCGCATAGATAACAGCATATTTGATAAGCCGCGCTCTTGCGCTTGAATACACGTAGCGTACAAAAGGTGAGATTTCCCTGAATCGCCCAAACCACATAAATACGTGTATTGAAAAGATTGCGACAATTTTGAAAAACTGTCTTTTAAATGGCTTACTTCTAAAGAGTCCTCACCACCAAAGTACGAAGTAAAGGTTTCGTCATCGGGCAAAGTAACCGGCAATGCCATTTGCATTGGTTCATGAGTTAGCATTACTCACCAATCCATTGATACTCTAAACTGTTTTTATCAACAACATGATAAAAAGCACTTGGATCAACATAATCTCTAAACGCAGCATCAAGCCCTAATGCTTTTTTTAAATCAACCACACTGCCAGTGTGATTAAGTTTGAACTCAACTAAATCTGGGGTTTTTCGTATAATAGTAGCCTGAGTTACCACACTTAAATTTGATAATCGGCGTTTAGCCAACTCAATATCAACAAAGCTTTGCGTACCTTTTAGGGTTAAAGTTGCTGCCGCTTGCTCGTAATAAGCATTTGGATCAATTGCATATTCATCAGCTAGCCCTTTCGCTAACGTATCTATCATTTGCGCAACAACTTGTTGTTTATCACCCGTTAATCTATTTAATTCAAAAAGGTCATCGTTAGTAAATCGCCAATCTAAAACCCAATTTTCACTATCTGGTTGTTTATACATTCTGGCGGTAATACTGCGCTCAGCACTATAACGCTTAGACGCCTCTTCTACTGGCTCTGAAAAATTACCCCATACTTCAGGAATACCAACTAGGCGTCTGTCTTGTAAATCAAGTAAAGGCACCACAACCGGCAAACCACGTCGCCCTGCTTTATCGTATATTAACTGCTCTAGTTGTGGGTAGCTTTCTTGAGTAACTAGTTCTCTGCGCCAGTTATCTTCAATTCCTAACCATATTGCAATTAATGGTCGTTGCACACCCCATAAAGGTAAGCCGAGCTCTTTAATTAATGCATTAATTTTTCGCGCTTCAAATTTAACAACAAGTTTTAAGTTACCGGTTGTACTCTCGTCGTACTCAAACTTGAGCATGTAGTCTGAAATATCTTGAGTTTTTTGTTGCGCTAAGCTGTTTTGATCAGCACTTTCATCACCGCTGACTTTCACTAAAACATTCAGCAATGCCGTACGACTTGCTGCCAAACGCGTGTCTCGAGTTTTATCATCAACTTTTAAAATATCTTGATAAAGATCAGTTACTTCAACCGCCGATGCAGTAAAGCAAAATATAATTGATAAGGCACTTAATAATAATCTATACACAGGCTGTTTGTTCTTAGTTTTAAACTAATTTGATCCTAAATCAAAGCAACTCACAAAGCAAAATTATATTTGGTTTGTGGGTTGTTAGGACCTAGCACCGTTTAATTAAGCAGTGGTTTTACCTAGTGATGTAGCAAGGCACATAGCAAATGCGGCATAACCATTGGCCGGTGGTGATATTTTTATGATTTGAGTGTCGGGAGTCGCGTTGCTTGCCCAACCTGCGAGTTAGGAGGATGTGAGTGTACATTAATTGCACTACCCTCACTTTTCTGCAGACGTAAAAAAGCCCGACTATTTCTAGTCGGGCTTTCTACAATTTGGAGCCTGGCAATGTCCTACTTTCACATAGCAAATGCTACACTATCATCGGCGCTGTTTCGTTTCACTACTGAGTTCGGCATGGGGTCAGGTGGGTCCAAAACGCTATTGTTACCAAGCAAATTAGGGCGTTAATTCGTATTCCTACAAATTAACTGAATTTGGAAAATATCTGATAATATTTTTTAAGTCTTTCTTCAGTAATATCTACTTTAGTTATATTAACTTCTTGCTTGAACTGTCGCATAAAACGCGTTTGGCGTTGTATGGTTAAGCCTCACGGGTAATTAGTACAAGTTAGCTTAATGCCTCACAGCACTTCCACATCTTGCCTATCAACGTTGTAGTCTCCAACGGCCCTTCAGAGAGCTTATAGCTCTAGTGAGAAATCATCTCGAGGCCTGCTTCGCGCTTAGATGCTTTCAGCGCTTATCAGTTCCGAACGTAGCTACCGGGCAATGCCATTGGCATGACAACCCGAACACCAGCGGTTCGTTCACTCCGGTCCTCTCGTACTAGGAGCAACCCCTCTCAATTCTCAAACGCCCACGGCAGATAGGGACCGAACTGTCTCACGACGTTCTAAACCCAGCTCGCGTACCACTTTAAATGGCGAACAGCCATACCCTTGGGACCGACTTCAGCCCCAGGATGTGATGAGCCGACATCGAGGTGCCAAACACCGCCGTCGATATGAACTCTTGGGCGGTATCAGCCTGTTATCCCCGGAGTACCTTTTATCCGTTGAGCGATGGCCCTTCCATTCAGAACCACCGGATCACTATGACCTACTTTCGTACCTGCTCGACGTGTCTGTCTCGCAGTTAAGCTGGCTTCTACCATTACACTAACCGTACGATGTCCGACCGTACTTAGCCAACCTTCGTGCTCCTCCGTTACTCTTTAGGAGGAGACCGCCCCAGTCAAACTACCCACCAGGCACTGTCCGTAACCCCGATTCAGGGGCCAACGTTAGAACATCAAAACTACAAGGGTGGTATTTCAAGGTTGACTCCAACAAAACTAGCGTCTCATCTTCAAAGTCTCCCACCTATCCTACACATGTAGGTTCAATGTTCAGTGCCAAGCTGTAGTAAAGGTTCACGGGGTCTTTCCGTCTAGCCGCGGGTACACAGCATCTTCACTGCGATTTCAATTTCACTGAGTCTCGGGTGGAGACAGCGTGGCCATGGTTACACCATTCGTGCAGGTCGGAACTTACCCGACAAGGAATTTCGCTACCTTAGGACCGTTATAGTTACGGCCGCCGTTTACCGGGGCTTCGATCAAGAGCTTCTCCCTAAGGATAACCCCATCAATTAACCTTCCGGCACCGGGCAGGTGTCACACCGTATACGTCATCTTGCGATTTTGCACAGTGCTGTGTTTTTAATAAACAGTCCCAGCCACCTGGTCACTGCGGCTCCCGTCCGCTTAGAGAGCAAGTCTCATCACAGATAGGAGCGTACCTTCTCCCGAAGTTACGGTACGATTTTGCCTAGTTCCTTCACCCGAGTTCTCTCAAGCGCCTTAGTATTCTCTACCTGACCACCTGTGTCGGTTTGGGGTACGATTCCATATAATCTGAAGCTTAGAGGCTTTTCCTGGAAGTATGGCATCAGCAACTTCATCACCTTAGTGACTCGTCTCGTGTCTCAGGTTTAATGTTCGTCCGGATTTACCTAAACAAACGCCCTACTCACTTTCACATGGACTACCAACGCCATGCTTGCTTAGCCTGCTCCGTCCCCCCATCGCAATTATATCGAGTACAGAAATATTAATCTGTTTCCCATCGACTACGCCTTTCGGCCTCGCCTTAGGGGTCGACTTACCCTACCCTGATTAACATGGGATAGGAACCCTTGGTCTTCCGGCGTGGGAGTTTTTCACTCCCATTATCGTTACTCATGTCAGCATTCGCACTTCTGATACCTCCAGCATACCTCCCGGTACACCTTCAACGGCTTACAGAACGCTCCCCTACCACTCATCCTAAGATGAATCCGCAGCTTCGGTGCATAGTTTAGCCCCGTTACATCTTCCGCGCAGACCGACTCGACCAGTGAGCTATTACGCTTTCTTTAAAGGATGGCTGCTTCTAAGCCAACCTCCTGGCTGTCTGGGCCTTTCCACATCGTTTCCCACTTAACTATGACTTTGGGACCTTAGCTGGCGGTCTGGGTTGTTTCCCTCTTCACGACGGACGTTAGCACCCGCCGTGTGTCTCCCGGATATTACTTTACGGTATTCGGAGTTTGCAAAGGGTTGGTAAGTCGGGATGACCCCCTAGCCTTAACAGTGCTCTACCCCCGTAAGTATTCGTCCGAGGCTCTACCTAAATAGATTTCGGGGAGAACCAGCTATCTCCCGGTTTGATTAGCCTTTCACTCCTAACCACAAGTCATCCCCTAACTTTTCAACGTTAGTGGGTTCGGTCCTCCAGTTGATGTTACTCAACCTTCAACCTGCTCATGGCTAGATCACCGGGTTTCGGGTCTATACCTTGCAACTATTCGCCCAGTTAAGACTCGGTTTCCCTACGGCTACCCTAATCGGTTAACCTCGCTACAAAATATAAGTCGCTGACCCATTATACAAAAGGTACGCAGTCACCCAACAAGTGGGCTCCTACTGCTTGTACGTACACGGTTTCAGGTTCTATTTCACTCCCCTCACAGGGGTTCTTTTCGCCTTTCCCTCACGGTACTGGTTCACTATCGGTCAGTTGGGAGTATTTAGCCTTAGATGATGGTCCACCTATATTCAGTCAAAGTTTCACGTGCTCCGACCTACTCGATTTCACTTAAAATGTCTTTTCATGTACGGGACTATCACCCTGTATCGTGGCGCTTTCCAGCAGCCTTCCATTAACACATAATAAGCTTAAGGGCTGTTCCGATTTCGCTCGCCGCTACTTTCGGAATCTCGGTTGATTTCTTTTCCTACGGGTACTTAGATGTTTCAGTTCTCCGCGTTCGCCTCGTTAACCTATGTATTCAGTTAACGATACCTGCAAGCAGGTGGGTTTCCCCATTCGGAAATCCTAGTCTCAAGTGCTTTTTACTAGCTTGACTAGGCTTATCGCAAGTTAATACGTCCTTCATCGCCTCCAACTGCCAAGGCATCCACCGTGTACGCTTAGTCACTTAACCATACAACCCCAAACGGGTCTTTGTTGTGTGACAGTTTAACTTCGCCAGAAGTCAATATTGAATACTAAAGTAGATACCAATCAATCAACTCATAAGAGTTAACTAAATGGCACTGAATGGTACTGCTACCATTCTTTTTTTACTTTTGAAAACTCTTGATAAATACAATGTATTCATCAGAATTTTATTATCAGCTTTTCCAAATTTTTAAAGAGCAAGAGAAATAAAAACTTCTCAAAATTAAACACACTTCATTCTCAGGTCGTTTATGACCCGATAAAGAATATTTATTTTTAAGAAGTAAAGTGGTGGAGCTAAGCAGGATCGAACTGCTGACCTCCTGCGTGCAAGGCAGGCGCTCTC includes the following:
- a CDS encoding M14 family metallopeptidase → MKISSNFDSGNIKVIEATDPLNIQLEINNDFQSEFYQWFHFRLETTPYQLHKLNINKLENSAYPDGWVDYQAVASYDRQTWFRVPSSYENGTLSFEIEPECGSVYFAYFAPYSYERHLDLLTWAQSQQICQLETLGETLDGRDMSVLKIGEPSADKKNIWITARQHPGETMAQWFVEGILHKLLDDEDPHAAALLSKAVFYIVPNMNPDGSARGHLRTNAKGVNLNREWQTPSMENSPEVYLVLNKMRETGLDMHLDIHGDEAIPYNFVAGSEGIPSYDARLKDLEDSFKAALLTITPEFQDEHGYPKDEPGQANLTVGSSATAEEFKALTYTVEMPFKDNNDLPDPDYGWSDRRSYQFGQDTLAAIVNVVDKLR
- a CDS encoding glyceraldehyde-3-phosphate dehydrogenase is translated as MTSSHELEYTNSWQERQGYAESMQPIIGKLYRSRGIEIAVYGRPLVNASPIEIIKSHKSVAQFEGTKLRLRESFPFLEAISKMDLNSARIDIGKLAYSYLYNDVANGRSVEEFVKDELAEIADLPAKESRDVVLYGFGRIGRLLARLLIEKSGPYADLRLRAIVVRGGKDGDLEKRASLLRRDSIHGPFNGSITVDKERNAIKANGSYIQVIYANSPSEIDYTAYGIDNALIVDNTGIWKDEAGLGQHLECKGAAKVLLTAPAKGNIKNIVYGVNNKDILPEDKIVCAASCTTNAITPTLKALNDKFGIKNGHVETVHSYTNDQNLIDNYHKADRRGRAAALNMVITETGAAKAVSKALPELEGKLTGNAIRVPTPNVSLAILNLNLEKSTSVEELNAFLRDTALHSDLRDQIDYTASTEIVSTDLVGSRYAGVVDSQATIVDDNRIVLYVWYDNEFGYSCQVVRCMRDMAEVAFPSLPH
- a CDS encoding DUF2989 domain-containing protein; its protein translation is MIIRLIAVLGVLTLAGCEKPLSLAQVCKETPGFCNDLNKDNHCREQRSSTILQRYIEYKHPTDENKYQLLKEFESYNQCITLAAKIEHIKLKEKKTSRVEGKLTSIKEMTRLYQDTKNTNHPGLLYYHWSRNNDQRALTKFLALEHDERVTTSAEMQLFLASYYIKFDDDKTIDLLYKTLELNKAQQIPVPEVFTSLVSLFYKQQKYKHAYVFSKVAQMSGIENVDIFAVEQQLASSRKNLDSLDLLAQQTFQQIRAGKFVSPREF
- the ihfA gene encoding integration host factor subunit alpha, with the translated sequence MALTKADIAEHLFEKLGINKKDAKDLVEAFFEEIRSALEKGEQIKLSGFGNFDLRDKKERPGRNPKTGEDIPISARRVVTFRPGQKLKTRVEVGTSKAK
- the pheT gene encoding phenylalanine--tRNA ligase subunit beta, with protein sequence MKFSEKWLREWVNPAIDTQALSEQLSMAGLEVDGVTPAAAKFNGVLVGEVVECGQHPDADKLRVTKINVGGDELLDIVCGAPNCRLGIKVAVATVGAVLPGDFKIKKAKLRGQPSNGMLCAFVELGISEEGDGIMELPSDAPVGTDLREYLGLDDNIIDVDLTPNRGDCLGIKGLAREVGVLNSIDVNVLQIPAVTPTIDDKVSIELVNEDACPRYLGRVIKGINLDTATPLWLVEKLRRSGVRSIDPVVDVTNYVLLELGHPMHAFDLNAIEGGIKVRSANAGEELVLLDGNSVKLNESTLVIADHNKALAIAGIFGGEQSGVTDKTSDILLESAFFNPIAIAGQARSYGLHTDASHRYERGVDFALQHDAIERATALLLEIVGGEAGPVVEAVAADKLPKVTEVRLRRSRLDRVIGHHIEDEKVTDILTRLGFNVKVENDSWSADVPSYRFDVRIEEDLIEEVARVYGYNSIPNVAPTAKLKMTTHNEATIALSKFRNTLVARGYQEAITYSFVDPKAQAILHPESQPLVLPHPISIEMSAMRVSLMPGLLASLAYNQNRQQPRIRLFEHGLKFLSDENAENGVNQVPVIGGVITGLAHGEHWVEEKRNVDFYDVKGDVEALLAITNDVSRFEIKAEQSDGLHPGQSAVIYVAGKKVGFFGALHPQVQKSLDINNATFVFEIEMSAIEKRNLPQIAGVSKFPSNRRDIAILVQESVNIGDILTAIEKVGGNQLVDLNLFDVYKGKGIEPNYKSLAIALTLQSVDRTLEEKDINLVVDNVVATLAEQFNASLRD